A window from Erythrobacter sp. YJ-T3-07 encodes these proteins:
- a CDS encoding ACT domain-containing protein translates to MTRNTPSLEHIRIEFACEEGALRRTLGVIEARGFSVRSMQMGSDGDRAVMTLALAPMDPSRRIDTLLRQLDRVYAVENAIHLSNDTRVAEVVHVANG, encoded by the coding sequence ATGACGCGTAACACCCCGAGCCTTGAGCATATCCGCATCGAATTCGCGTGCGAGGAAGGCGCGCTTCGCCGGACGCTCGGCGTGATCGAGGCGCGCGGTTTCTCCGTCCGCTCCATGCAGATGGGCAGCGACGGGGACCGCGCGGTGATGACCCTCGCGCTCGCGCCGATGGACCCGTCGCGCAGGATCGACACGCTGCTGCGCCAGCTGGACCGGGTTTACGCGGTCGAGAACGCCATCCACCTGAGCAATGACACGCGCGTAGCGGAGGTCGTCCATGTCGCAAACGGATGA
- the ilvC gene encoding ketol-acid reductoisomerase: protein MPKTIKVYTDEDANPELVRGKPVAIIGYGSQGRAHAMNLKDSGCEVIVGLRDGSPTAAKARADGLTVMPVAEAAKAASLVALLTPDLSHETIFASEIAPNLEPGDAVLVAHGFTVLYERIQPAAGIDVILVAPKGPGDLVRREYERGAGVPCLFAVRQDATGEARDRALAYASLIGGTTAGALETSFREETETDLFGEQAVLCGGATELVAAGFDTLVNAGYQPEIAYYECLHELKLIVDLLYEGGFEKMHEFVSETAIYGDLVSGPRVINDETRARMKDVLTDIQDGTFARNWIAENEAGKKKYDEMQAADLSHPIEATGKELRGLMSWLQSDEKKKEQKAA from the coding sequence ATGCCCAAGACGATCAAGGTCTACACCGACGAAGATGCGAATCCCGAACTGGTGCGCGGCAAGCCCGTCGCCATCATCGGCTATGGCAGCCAGGGCCGCGCCCACGCGATGAACCTGAAGGATTCTGGCTGCGAGGTCATCGTGGGCCTGCGCGACGGTTCGCCCACCGCAGCCAAGGCGCGCGCAGACGGCCTCACCGTGATGCCCGTCGCCGAAGCGGCCAAGGCCGCATCGCTGGTCGCGCTGCTGACGCCCGACCTGAGCCACGAGACGATCTTCGCTTCCGAAATCGCGCCCAACCTAGAGCCGGGCGACGCCGTCCTCGTCGCGCATGGCTTCACCGTGCTCTACGAACGCATCCAGCCCGCCGCCGGAATCGACGTGATCCTGGTCGCCCCCAAGGGACCGGGAGACCTGGTGCGCCGCGAATACGAGCGGGGTGCCGGCGTGCCCTGCCTGTTCGCGGTGCGCCAGGACGCGACCGGCGAAGCGCGCGACCGGGCGCTGGCCTATGCCAGCCTGATCGGCGGGACCACCGCAGGCGCGCTCGAAACGAGCTTCCGCGAGGAAACCGAGACCGACCTGTTCGGCGAACAGGCGGTGCTGTGCGGCGGCGCGACCGAACTGGTTGCAGCCGGCTTCGATACGCTGGTGAACGCCGGCTACCAGCCCGAAATCGCCTATTACGAGTGCCTGCACGAGCTCAAGCTGATCGTCGACCTGCTGTACGAAGGCGGGTTCGAGAAGATGCACGAATTCGTCTCCGAAACCGCGATCTACGGTGATCTCGTCTCGGGCCCGCGGGTCATCAACGACGAGACGCGCGCGCGGATGAAGGACGTGCTGACCGACATTCAGGACGGCACTTTCGCGCGCAACTGGATCGCCGAGAACGAGGCCGGAAAGAAGAAGTACGACGAGATGCAGGCCGCCGATCTGTCTCACCCGATCGAAGCCACCGGCAAGGAACTGCGCGGCCTGATGTCGTGGCTGCAGTCCGACGAGAAGAAGAAGGAGCAGAAGGCCGCGTAA
- a CDS encoding 2-isopropylmalate synthase: protein MSQTDEAQPRQIAIFDTSLRDGEQAPGFSMNTAQKLKLAHALRKLKVDVMEVGFAAASPGDAEAIHAIASEIGYLPDAPMLCSLSRAMEGDIIAAERALGPAKRSRLHLFFGTSDLHLAAKHRMEKPEALATIERAIKMAKGRFTEIEFSAEDALRTDPAFLKEALECAAAAGADVLNVPDTVGYTSPEEIYALFADLTANVARPHHVVFSTHNHNDLGMAVANSLAAVRGGAGQVECTINGIGERAGNCALEEVVMALKTRPDHYRATSGVETREIFAVSRLLGEVTGNAPPRNKAIVGRNAFAHEAGIHQHGVLADRRTYEIMSPEDIGLPSNALVLGKHSGKHALRARLEALGQGELGDNRFEKLYADFKRLADTKREVTDNDLCDLLAEDGRGHAWELVRVEMRTGTKANDRPTAKVTLDHRTRGRLTTIGHGTGPFEALTDAFCVAAEVKHGTLESVDAHQLSREMEIEVGLLVDGVAISGRSQHTDVVIAAAEALLAAFNNHERLSHAANFADAA, encoded by the coding sequence ATGTCGCAAACGGATGAGGCGCAGCCGCGCCAGATCGCAATTTTCGACACGTCGCTGCGCGATGGGGAGCAGGCGCCCGGCTTCTCGATGAACACCGCGCAGAAGCTGAAGCTGGCGCATGCGCTGCGCAAGCTGAAGGTGGATGTGATGGAGGTCGGCTTCGCCGCCGCCTCCCCCGGCGATGCCGAGGCGATACACGCGATCGCCAGCGAGATCGGCTATCTGCCCGATGCGCCGATGCTGTGTTCGCTCTCGCGCGCGATGGAGGGCGACATCATCGCCGCCGAACGCGCGCTGGGGCCGGCCAAGCGCAGCCGCCTGCACCTGTTCTTCGGCACCAGCGACCTGCATCTGGCGGCCAAGCACCGGATGGAAAAGCCCGAAGCGCTCGCCACGATCGAGCGTGCGATCAAGATGGCCAAGGGCCGCTTCACCGAGATCGAGTTCTCCGCCGAAGACGCGCTGCGCACCGATCCCGCGTTCCTGAAGGAAGCGCTGGAATGCGCTGCTGCCGCGGGGGCCGACGTGCTCAACGTGCCCGACACGGTGGGATATACCTCGCCGGAAGAAATCTACGCGCTGTTCGCGGATCTGACCGCCAATGTCGCGCGGCCCCATCATGTCGTCTTCTCCACCCACAACCATAACGACCTGGGCATGGCGGTGGCCAACAGCCTCGCCGCCGTGCGCGGTGGTGCGGGGCAGGTAGAATGCACGATCAACGGGATCGGCGAGCGGGCGGGCAACTGCGCGCTGGAAGAAGTGGTCATGGCGCTGAAGACACGGCCCGATCACTACCGTGCGACCAGCGGCGTCGAGACGCGCGAGATCTTCGCGGTCAGCCGCCTGCTGGGCGAGGTCACCGGCAATGCGCCGCCACGCAACAAGGCGATCGTCGGGCGCAACGCCTTCGCCCACGAGGCGGGCATCCACCAGCACGGCGTGCTGGCCGACCGGCGCACCTACGAGATCATGAGCCCGGAAGACATCGGCCTGCCCTCCAACGCGCTGGTGCTGGGCAAGCACTCGGGCAAGCACGCGTTGCGCGCACGGCTGGAAGCGCTGGGCCAGGGCGAGCTGGGCGATAACCGGTTCGAGAAGCTCTATGCCGATTTCAAGCGGCTGGCCGATACCAAGCGCGAAGTGACCGACAACGACCTGTGCGATCTGCTGGCCGAAGACGGCCGCGGCCACGCGTGGGAGCTGGTCCGGGTGGAAATGCGCACCGGGACCAAGGCCAACGACCGGCCCACCGCCAAGGTCACGCTCGACCACCGCACCCGCGGCCGGCTGACCACGATCGGCCACGGCACCGGCCCGTTCGAGGCGCTGACCGATGCCTTCTGCGTCGCCGCCGAGGTGAAGCACGGCACGCTCGAAAGCGTCGATGCGCACCAGCTCAGCCGCGAGATGGAGATCGAAGTCGGCCTGCTGGTCGATGGCGTGGCGATCTCGGGCCGCAGCCAGCACACCGACGTCGTCATCGCCGCCGCCGAAGCCCTGCTGGCGGCGTTCAACAATCACGAGCGGCTGTCCCACGCCGCGAACTTCGCCGACGCGGCGTAA
- a CDS encoding TniB family NTP-binding protein translates to MSKKSEKAEIKDVTEADQLTISPAIKDAFRSLRDQKVAMRSTAATRAIAAFNTIRLPYPRQLEAMLTFQEAQDLGRVMKGRRQTAICVFDPPHTGKTTAAETFVDVANEAAEEGIRPVVFMSFGSGGGPSEMYRAILKILGEGFPATKDLEILRDRACEAMRHARTDLLMIDEAHEGGKGSAYGPRLTAELKTLLNGGHVGIVLLGTEKAEEMISKDQEFLMRTMAPCRLGALDWAVDEDRDLWIGFLSKLDEEMIRIGIIAEPTGLADEELALALWQACGGIIGQLMSVVRQALRISIHDDRDFISVDDLVVAVDDWSISLGLCDTNPLELLLLEAA, encoded by the coding sequence ATGAGCAAGAAAAGCGAAAAGGCCGAAATAAAGGATGTCACTGAGGCTGATCAGTTGACCATCTCTCCGGCGATCAAGGATGCCTTCCGGTCGCTGCGCGACCAGAAGGTGGCCATGCGCTCGACTGCTGCGACCCGGGCGATCGCGGCATTCAACACGATCCGGCTTCCCTATCCCCGCCAGCTCGAAGCCATGCTGACCTTTCAAGAGGCTCAGGATCTTGGACGTGTAATGAAAGGACGCAGGCAGACAGCGATCTGTGTCTTCGACCCGCCACATACGGGAAAGACCACCGCGGCTGAAACCTTCGTGGACGTGGCTAACGAAGCGGCCGAGGAAGGAATTCGGCCGGTCGTCTTCATGAGTTTCGGCAGTGGTGGCGGGCCGAGCGAAATGTATCGCGCGATCCTGAAAATCCTCGGCGAAGGCTTCCCGGCAACAAAGGACCTCGAAATCCTCCGTGATCGCGCCTGCGAGGCGATGCGGCATGCCCGCACAGATCTCCTCATGATCGATGAAGCGCACGAGGGAGGCAAGGGATCGGCCTACGGCCCGCGCCTCACGGCGGAGCTCAAGACGCTGCTTAATGGCGGACACGTGGGGATCGTCCTGCTCGGGACCGAAAAGGCAGAAGAGATGATCAGCAAGGACCAAGAGTTCCTCATGCGGACCATGGCACCGTGTCGTCTCGGAGCACTCGACTGGGCAGTCGACGAAGACAGGGATCTCTGGATCGGATTCCTGTCAAAGCTCGATGAAGAGATGATCCGGATCGGCATCATTGCCGAACCGACCGGCCTTGCCGATGAGGAACTGGCGTTGGCTCTCTGGCAGGCATGCGGCGGGATCATCGGCCAGCTCATGAGCGTGGTGAGACAGGCGCTGCGCATCTCGATCCACGACGACCGCGATTTCATCTCTGTCGACGATCTCGTAGTCGCAGTCGATGACTGGTCGATCTCGCTCGGGCTGTGCGATACCAATCCGCTAGAGCTCCTCCTCCTCGAAGCAGCCTGA
- a CDS encoding dihydroxy-acid dehydratase: MTEITSKRSDAITKGAAKAPARAMLRGAGFTDEQMAQPMVAVVNTWSTVTPCNMHLADLAEPIRQGLRENGATPVDFNTIVVSDGITMGGEGMRASLISREIIADSIELAVKGHSLDAAIILVGCDKTIPAAAMALARLDIPGLVFYGGTIMPGQMDGRDLSIQDVFEAVGAHAKGDMSDAELDKVERAACPGAGACGGQFTANTMAMALAMMGISPMGSGDPPATNAAKKVEAARCGRLAAKLAKEDTSARTFLTPASIRNAATAVVASGGSTNAVLHLPAIAAEAGFAFPIETFDELSRSVPVITDLKPGGRFLARDLYAAGGVPLFGKRLADAGMLEDTPTVTGDSLFAELARAEETPGQQVVKSPADPVKATGGLSILYGDIAPEGAVLKTAGYGAASFEGPAKVFEGEEACFAAVNANQIQAGDVVIIRYEGPSGGPGMREMLAVTAALAGQGLAGKVALITDGRFSGASHGFVIGHCSPEAAKGGPIALVEEGDIIRIDAETRRIDADIDWDVRRAAHTPRPPNSMGGVFDKYARLVSSAAYGATTIPPVTE; the protein is encoded by the coding sequence ATGACTGAGATAACTTCCAAACGCTCCGACGCGATCACCAAGGGTGCCGCCAAGGCACCTGCACGCGCCATGCTGCGCGGTGCGGGCTTCACCGACGAACAGATGGCGCAGCCCATGGTTGCGGTCGTCAATACCTGGTCCACGGTGACGCCGTGCAACATGCACCTGGCCGATCTGGCCGAGCCGATCCGCCAAGGCCTGCGCGAAAACGGCGCGACCCCGGTCGACTTCAACACCATCGTCGTGTCCGACGGGATCACCATGGGCGGCGAGGGCATGCGTGCCTCGCTGATCAGCCGCGAGATCATCGCCGATTCGATCGAACTGGCCGTGAAGGGGCATTCGCTGGACGCAGCGATCATTCTGGTCGGCTGCGACAAGACCATCCCCGCCGCCGCGATGGCGCTGGCCCGGCTCGATATTCCGGGGCTGGTTTTCTACGGCGGTACGATCATGCCCGGCCAGATGGACGGTCGCGACCTGTCGATCCAGGACGTGTTCGAGGCGGTCGGTGCGCATGCCAAAGGCGACATGAGCGATGCCGAGCTCGACAAGGTCGAGCGTGCGGCATGCCCCGGCGCGGGTGCGTGCGGCGGGCAGTTCACCGCGAACACCATGGCGATGGCGCTGGCGATGATGGGCATTTCGCCGATGGGTTCGGGCGATCCGCCCGCGACCAATGCGGCTAAAAAGGTTGAGGCGGCGCGTTGCGGTCGGCTGGCGGCGAAGCTGGCCAAGGAAGACACCTCGGCACGCACCTTCCTGACCCCTGCGTCGATCCGCAACGCGGCGACCGCGGTGGTGGCGAGCGGCGGCTCGACCAACGCCGTGCTCCACCTGCCCGCGATCGCGGCGGAGGCGGGCTTTGCCTTCCCGATCGAGACGTTCGACGAATTGTCGCGCAGCGTGCCAGTCATCACCGACCTGAAGCCCGGCGGGCGTTTCCTAGCGCGCGATCTCTACGCGGCGGGCGGCGTTCCGCTGTTCGGCAAGCGGCTGGCGGACGCCGGGATGCTGGAAGACACCCCCACGGTGACGGGCGACAGCCTGTTTGCCGAACTGGCCCGCGCCGAGGAAACGCCGGGGCAGCAGGTGGTCAAATCGCCTGCCGACCCGGTCAAGGCGACCGGTGGCCTCAGCATCCTCTACGGCGACATCGCGCCCGAAGGCGCGGTGCTGAAGACCGCCGGTTACGGCGCGGCCTCGTTCGAAGGCCCGGCCAAGGTGTTCGAGGGCGAGGAAGCCTGCTTCGCGGCGGTCAACGCCAACCAGATCCAGGCGGGCGATGTCGTCATCATCCGCTACGAAGGCCCCTCGGGCGGGCCCGGTATGCGCGAGATGCTGGCGGTGACCGCCGCGCTCGCAGGGCAGGGCCTCGCCGGCAAGGTCGCGCTGATTACCGACGGGCGCTTCTCCGGCGCGAGCCACGGCTTCGTGATCGGCCACTGCTCTCCCGAAGCGGCCAAGGGCGGCCCGATCGCCCTGGTCGAGGAAGGCGACATCATCCGCATCGACGCGGAAACTCGCCGGATCGACGCCGATATCGACTGGGATGTCCGCCGCGCGGCGCACACGCCCAGACCGCCAAACTCCATGGGCGGGGTGTTCGACAAATACGCCCGCCTCGTCTCGTCCGCCGCCTACGGCGCAACCACCATTCCACCTGTTACCGAGTGA
- the leuC gene encoding 3-isopropylmalate dehydratase large subunit yields the protein MSAPRSLFDKLWDAHVVVPESEDAPAILFIDLHLVHEVTSPQAFAVLEERGLQVRRPDLTQATLDHSTPTLPAGADGRLPYATEAAEKQVHQLEANCAKYGIDLLGLDDARRGIVHVIGPEMGLTQPGKTIVCGDSHTSTHGAFGALAFGIGTTEVGHVLATQCVLQRKPKSMRITFEGALSPGVGAKDMALAMIAQIGADGGQGYAVEFAGEAVEALSMEGRMTLCNMAIEAGARVGMIAPDETTFAYLEGRERAPQGEDWDAAVARWRELPSDPDASFDTEVTVDGAAIRPMITYGVSPDAAAPVTGNAPQPANDSEREAAEYMRFAADRPFAEAKVDRVFIGSCTNSRLSDLREAAEVMRGRTVAEGVIALIVPGSEAIRRQAEAEGLDAVFTQAGAEWRLPGCSMCIAMNGDQGAPGELVVSTSNRNFVGRQGKGVRTVLAGPATAAACAIAGHIADPSQYVSTEARDAA from the coding sequence ATGTCTGCCCCCCGATCACTGTTCGACAAGCTGTGGGACGCGCATGTCGTCGTCCCCGAAAGCGAGGACGCGCCCGCGATCCTCTTCATCGACCTGCACTTGGTGCACGAGGTCACCTCGCCGCAGGCCTTTGCCGTGCTGGAGGAGCGCGGGCTCCAGGTCCGTCGCCCCGATCTGACGCAGGCGACGCTTGACCACTCGACGCCGACCCTGCCTGCGGGCGCGGACGGACGGCTGCCCTACGCGACCGAGGCGGCGGAGAAGCAGGTCCACCAGCTGGAGGCGAACTGCGCGAAGTACGGCATCGATCTGCTCGGGCTCGACGATGCGCGGCGTGGGATCGTCCACGTGATCGGCCCGGAAATGGGCCTGACCCAGCCGGGCAAGACGATCGTGTGCGGCGACAGCCATACCTCCACCCACGGTGCCTTCGGCGCGCTCGCCTTCGGGATCGGCACGACCGAAGTAGGCCATGTGCTGGCAACCCAATGCGTCCTCCAGCGCAAGCCGAAGAGTATGCGCATCACCTTCGAAGGCGCGCTGTCGCCCGGTGTCGGCGCGAAGGATATGGCGCTGGCGATGATCGCGCAGATCGGTGCCGACGGCGGGCAGGGCTACGCGGTCGAATTCGCTGGCGAAGCGGTCGAGGCGCTGTCGATGGAGGGCCGCATGACCCTGTGCAACATGGCGATCGAGGCCGGTGCGCGCGTCGGCATGATCGCGCCGGACGAAACCACCTTCGCCTATCTCGAAGGGCGCGAGCGCGCGCCGCAGGGCGAGGATTGGGACGCAGCGGTCGCGCGGTGGCGCGAGCTGCCCTCCGATCCCGATGCGAGTTTCGACACAGAAGTCACCGTCGACGGCGCGGCGATCCGTCCGATGATCACCTATGGCGTATCGCCCGATGCCGCCGCGCCGGTCACCGGCAACGCGCCGCAGCCCGCCAATGACTCAGAACGCGAGGCCGCCGAATACATGCGCTTCGCCGCCGACCGGCCCTTTGCCGAGGCGAAGGTCGACCGGGTGTTCATCGGCAGCTGCACCAATTCGCGCCTGTCCGACCTGCGCGAAGCCGCCGAGGTCATGCGCGGGCGCACAGTGGCCGAGGGCGTCATCGCGCTGATCGTGCCCGGCTCCGAAGCGATCCGCCGGCAGGCCGAAGCCGAAGGGCTCGACGCCGTGTTCACGCAAGCAGGGGCCGAATGGCGCCTGCCCGGCTGCTCGATGTGCATCGCGATGAACGGCGATCAGGGCGCGCCGGGTGAACTGGTCGTCTCGACCTCCAACCGCAACTTCGTCGGTCGGCAGGGCAAGGGCGTGCGCACCGTGCTCGCCGGGCCAGCCACCGCCGCCGCCTGCGCCATCGCGGGCCATATCGCCGACCCTTCGCAATATGTGAGCACGGAGGCGCGCGATGCAGCCTGA
- the proB gene encoding glutamate 5-kinase, whose amino-acid sequence MTSADSSVAASLNSARRIVVKVGSSLMIDPESRTARTAWLATLTQDIAALRAGGAQVIVVSSGAVALGWKRLGIERSPQLDRRQAAAAVGQGLLMNAWSAAFATQGITVGQLLLTYDDSESPQRSANARATLGVLLDAGAVPVVNENDSVATEELKLGDNDRLSARVAELADADLLLLLSDVDGLYDRDPADPAAHHIAHVPRIDQGIAAMAGGTRHEGVGTGGMATKIAAALHATGQGRATIIASGRSDHPVSGLREGARATLFDPAKS is encoded by the coding sequence ATGACCAGTGCCGATTCCTCCGTTGCCGCCAGCCTGAACAGCGCGCGCAGGATCGTCGTCAAGGTCGGCTCCTCTCTCATGATCGATCCCGAAAGCCGCACCGCGCGGACCGCCTGGCTGGCGACGCTGACGCAGGATATCGCCGCGCTGCGGGCGGGCGGGGCGCAGGTGATCGTGGTCAGCTCGGGCGCGGTGGCGCTCGGCTGGAAGCGGCTGGGGATCGAGCGTTCGCCGCAGCTCGACCGGCGGCAGGCTGCCGCTGCAGTCGGGCAGGGCCTGCTAATGAATGCGTGGAGCGCCGCCTTCGCTACGCAAGGGATCACGGTCGGGCAGCTGCTGCTCACCTATGACGACAGCGAATCGCCTCAGCGCTCCGCCAACGCGCGGGCCACGCTGGGCGTGCTGCTGGATGCGGGCGCGGTGCCGGTGGTCAACGAGAACGACAGTGTCGCGACCGAAGAGCTGAAGCTGGGCGATAACGACCGGCTCTCCGCCCGCGTGGCGGAACTGGCCGATGCGGACCTGCTCCTGCTGCTGTCCGACGTGGACGGGCTCTACGACCGCGATCCCGCCGATCCCGCCGCGCACCACATCGCCCACGTGCCCCGTATCGACCAGGGGATTGCCGCGATGGCCGGCGGAACGCGTCACGAAGGTGTCGGTACGGGCGGCATGGCGACCAAGATTGCCGCAGCCCTCCACGCGACCGGGCAGGGCCGGGCAACGATCATCGCGAGCGGCCGAAGCGATCATCCGGTCAGCGGGCTCCGAGAGGGCGCGCGGGCGACTTTGTTCGATCCGGCAAAGTCCTGA
- the ilvG gene encoding acetolactate synthase 2 catalytic subunit has product MNTMTQPMHSPQSQPATRTGAQLVVDTLAALGVDCVFGYPGGAIMPVYDALPQGTTRHILVRHEQAAAFAADAYGRITGRAGVCLATSGPGATNLITGIANAYLDSVPMVAITGQVPQTLMGTDAFQETDIFGMTMPIVKHSIIVRRPEDIPSAMAEAFAIAEGGRPGPVLVDLPKDVQQAVCEPGALRRPEANILPAPTSESIAEAERLIAHAKKPLFYLGGGVARANASEMVRRIVEESGIPAVATLQGLGVLPPEHPAMLGMLGMHGHRPANMAVQECDLLIVLGARFDDRATGKLAEFAPHASVVHIDVDAAELGKLRFAHAAVCGNLKASLATIDFEKGEIDAWTRSTAETREKHAPRYDAPGNGIYAPAMLKTLSERVGDDFVVACDVGQHQMWVAQHCRFSRPQAHLTSGGLGAMGFGLPAAIGAKLAEPDSHVFAVCGDGGFQMNIQELATLRRYQIPVKILLLDNAMLGLVRQWQELFFDGNYSEVDLSDNPDFVEVANAFGIEAFGIERREEVDGAIDRLINARGPILAHVRIDPEENVWPLVPPGKSNAEMMEKRHDA; this is encoded by the coding sequence ATGAACACCATGACACAGCCCATGCACAGTCCGCAAAGCCAGCCTGCCACCCGCACGGGTGCGCAGCTGGTAGTCGATACGCTGGCCGCGCTCGGCGTCGATTGCGTGTTCGGCTATCCCGGCGGCGCGATCATGCCCGTGTATGACGCGCTGCCGCAGGGCACCACGCGGCACATTCTTGTCCGGCACGAACAAGCCGCCGCCTTCGCTGCGGATGCCTATGGCCGGATTACGGGCCGCGCGGGCGTGTGCCTGGCGACCTCGGGCCCGGGCGCGACCAACCTGATAACCGGGATCGCCAATGCCTATCTGGACTCGGTCCCGATGGTGGCGATCACCGGGCAGGTCCCGCAGACGCTGATGGGCACCGACGCGTTTCAGGAAACCGACATCTTCGGCATGACCATGCCGATCGTGAAGCATTCGATCATCGTTCGCCGGCCCGAGGATATTCCCTCGGCCATGGCGGAAGCCTTCGCCATTGCAGAAGGGGGCCGCCCCGGCCCGGTGCTGGTCGACCTGCCCAAGGACGTGCAGCAGGCGGTGTGCGAACCCGGCGCGCTGCGACGGCCCGAAGCCAATATCCTGCCCGCACCCACATCCGAATCGATTGCCGAGGCAGAGCGCCTGATCGCCCACGCGAAGAAGCCGCTGTTCTATCTGGGCGGCGGCGTCGCGCGCGCCAATGCCAGCGAGATGGTCCGTCGGATCGTGGAGGAAAGCGGCATCCCCGCGGTCGCGACGCTGCAGGGCCTGGGCGTGTTGCCGCCCGAACACCCGGCGATGCTGGGCATGCTGGGCATGCACGGCCACCGGCCTGCGAACATGGCGGTGCAGGAATGCGACCTGCTGATCGTGCTGGGCGCGCGGTTCGATGACCGGGCGACCGGCAAGCTGGCCGAATTCGCGCCGCATGCCTCGGTCGTCCACATCGATGTCGATGCCGCCGAACTGGGCAAGCTGCGCTTCGCCCATGCGGCGGTGTGCGGCAATCTGAAGGCGAGCCTCGCCACGATCGACTTCGAGAAGGGCGAGATCGACGCGTGGACCCGCTCCACCGCCGAGACCCGCGAAAAGCACGCCCCGCGCTATGATGCGCCGGGCAACGGGATCTATGCGCCCGCGATGCTCAAGACCCTGTCGGAGCGGGTCGGCGACGATTTCGTCGTCGCTTGCGATGTCGGCCAGCACCAGATGTGGGTCGCCCAGCACTGCCGCTTCTCGCGCCCGCAGGCGCATCTGACCAGCGGCGGGCTGGGCGCGATGGGCTTCGGCCTGCCCGCAGCGATCGGCGCCAAGCTGGCCGAGCCCGATTCGCACGTCTTCGCGGTCTGCGGAGACGGGGGCTTCCAGATGAACATCCAGGAACTGGCGACCCTGCGCCGGTACCAGATCCCGGTGAAGATCCTGCTGCTCGACAATGCGATGCTGGGCTTGGTGCGCCAGTGGCAGGAGCTGTTCTTCGACGGGAATTATTCGGAGGTCGACCTGTCCGACAATCCCGACTTCGTCGAAGTCGCCAACGCCTTCGGCATCGAAGCCTTCGGGATCGAGCGCCGCGAGGAAGTGGACGGGGCGATCGACCGCCTGATCAACGCACGCGGCCCGATCCTCGCCCATGTCCGGATCGACCCGGAAGAAAACGTCTGGCCGCTGGTGCCGCCGGGCAAATCGAATGCAGAAATGATGGAGAAGCGCCATGACGCGTAA